A part of Anser cygnoides isolate HZ-2024a breed goose chromosome 17, Taihu_goose_T2T_genome, whole genome shotgun sequence genomic DNA contains:
- the EIF4ENIF1 gene encoding eukaryotic translation initiation factor 4E transporter isoform X2, with the protein MVKGLEVAMDKKGGTTEAENGDAFLELNRTVTKYPHRYTKEELLDIKERPYSKQRPSCLSEKYDSDGVWDPEKWHASLYPTSGRTSPVESFKKDLDSDRTSLMRRIVDPRERVKEDDLDVVLSPQRRSFGGGCHVTAAVSSRRSGSPLEKENDGVRVIGGRRIGSGRIISSRNFDKDHRGGEKDIRDSRDARDRDRERDYKDKRFRREFGDSKRVFGERRRNDSYTEEEPEWFSAGPTSQSETIELTGFDDKILEEDHKGRKRTRRRTASLKEGIECNGGVAEEDEVQTVIANETPADQEVPREAVLQEPAPGEFDFNEFFNLDKSVPGLASMIEDVLGEGSVSASRFSRWFSNPSRSGSRSSSLRSTPHEELERLAGLEQAILSPGQNSGNYFAPIPLEDHSENKVDILEMLQKAKVDLKPLLSSLSANKEKLRESTHSGVVLSVEEVEAGLKGLKVDQEGKIATPFMAEQVEEPLNIAGSRQIKKDGDMTAFNKLVSSMKASGTLPSQPKVNSLDSHLMSPPEMPGQPLSKNILQELLGPPITRPASSNVLSGLISGLEPGASLLGQRAPSPPIPPVFPTRAASADYLRHRISSPIGFGQGSQQLLGDPFPGVRKPMSPVAAQMSPLEIQQAALEGLALPHDLAIQAANFYQHGFGKPQMDKSRDGYRNRQQRMTKSPAPGHRGNASSPAPTASITSMLSPSFTPTSVIRKMYESKEKSKEEPVSGKLKVSDGKDENQRPNEATDNLLSSSVENADQETLPTLGTKLPALQRSACSTPLTQANRCTKEQDYRPKSTGRKTPTMASPVPGGPFLRPVHQVPLVPHVPIVRPAHQLHPGLVQRMLAQGVHPQHLPILQAGMLPPGVDLSHLQGISAPILGQPFYPLPTASHHILNPRSGTPLQLAMMQQQLQRSGTGAQGSPAGVQTTPQNMPSRTGLSHGHTQLDHRPSQRSGSPIGLAKWFGSDVLQQPLPSMPSKVISVDELEYRQ; encoded by the exons ATGGTCAAAGGCTTGGAAGTAGCCATGGATAAAAAAGGAGGCACAACGGAAGCTGAAAATGGTGATGCTTTCCTGGAGTTGAACAGAACTGTGACAAAATACCCTCATCGTTACACAAAA GAGGAACTGCTGGATATTAAAGAGCGTCCCTACTCTAAGCAAAGACCTTcttgtctttctgaaaaatatgacAG TGATGGTGTCTGGGATCCAGAGAAGTGGCATGCATCTTTATATCCAACTTCAGGAAGAACTTCACCAgtggaaagctttaaaaaagatttGGATTCAGATCGGACTTCTCTTATGCGTAGGATAGTAG ATCCAAGAGAGCGAGTGAAAGAAGATGACTTGGATGTAGTCTTAAGTCCACAAAGGCGAAGCTTTGGAGGTGGCTGTCATGTAACTGCAGCTGTTAGCTCACGTCGATCAGGCAGCccattagaaaaagaaaatgatggtGTCCGTGTTATTGGTGGCCGGAGGATTGGCAGTGGAAGAATTATCTCTTCTCGCAACTTTGATAAAGACCACCGGGGTGGTGAAAAAGACATACGTGATTCTAGAGATGCAAGAGACAGAGATCGTGAGAGGGACTACAAAGATAAACGCTTCagg AGGGAATTTGGTGACAGCAAACGTGTCTTTGGGGAGCGGAGACGGAATGACTCTTATACTGAAGAGGAACCTGAGTGGTTCTCTGCTGGTCCTACAAGTCAGTCTGAAACCATTGAGCTCACAGGCTTTGACGATAAAATTTTGGAGGAAGATCACAAAGGGAGAAAACGTACAAGACGACGCACAGCCTCGCTAAAAGAAG ggATTGAATGCAATGGTGGAGTGGCAGAAGAAGATGAAGTGCAAACTGTCATTGCCAATGAAACTCCAGCAGATCAAGAAGTTCCTAGGGAAGCTGTCTTACAAGAACCAGCTCCAGGAGAGTTTGACTTCAATGAGTTCTTTAACTTGGATAAAAGTGTTCCTGGCCTGGCTTCG ATGATAGAAGATGTGCTGGGGGAAGGTTCAGTGTCTGCCAGCAGGTTCAGCAGGTGGTTTTCTAATCCTAGTCGTTCTGGAAGTCGGTCAAGTAGCTTGAGATCTACACCACATGAGGAACTGGAGAGGCTGGCAG GTCTAGAGCAAGCCATTCTCTCCCCTGGCCAGAACTCTGGAAACTACTTTGCTCCCATTCCATTGGAAGACCACTCTGAAAACAAAGTGGACATCCTAGAAATGCTACAGAAAGCCAAAGTGGACTTAAAACCTCTTCTTTCAAGTCTTTCAGCCAACAAGGAAAAGCTTAGAGAGAGCA CACATTCAGGAGTAGTACTTTCAGTGGAAGAAGTTGAAGCTGGGCTTAAAGGCCTGAAAGTTgatcaggaaggaaaaattgCTACTCCGTTTATGGCAGAGCAAGTGGAGGAACCATTGAACATAGCAGGCTCCAGACAGATCAAGAAAGATGGTGATATGACTGCCTTTAACAAACTAGTCAGTAGCATGAAGGCAAGTGGGACTCTACCTTCACAGCCCAAAGTCAAT AGCCTTGACAGCCACTTAATGTCACCTCCAGAGATGCCAGGCCAGCCTCTGTCAAAAAATATTCTACAG GAACTTCTTGGCCCACCTATTACCAGACCAGCTTCATCAAATGTCTTAAGTGGCCTGATAAGTGGATTGGAACCTGGAGCCTCTTTACTGGGACAAAGAGCACCTTCTCCTCCTATTCCACCTGTGTTTCCAACTCGAGCTGCTTCGGCAGATTACCTGCGTCACAGAATATCTTCACCCATTG GTTTTGGACAAGGTTCTCAGCAATTGCTTGGTGATCCATTTCCAGGTGTAAGGAAACCCATGAGCCCGGTTGCTGCCCAG ATGAGTCCCTTGGAAATACAGCAAGCTGCTTTAGAGGGACTAGCATTACCACATGACTTAGCCATACAGGCAGCAAACTTCTATCAGCATGGCTTTGGTAAACCACAAATGGACAAAAGCAGAGATGGCTACAGAAACAG ACAGCAGCGCATGACTAAATCACCAGCACCAGGACATAGAGGGAATGCGTCTTCTCCAGCCCCTACAGCATCCATTACTAGCATG TTGTCTCCTTCCTTTACACCTACCTCAGTGATTCGCAAGATGTATGAGAGCAAGGAGAAGAGCAAAGAGGAGCCAGTTTCTGGGAAATTGAAAGTCAGTGATGGTAAAGATGAAAATCAGAGGCCAAATGAAG CTACAGATAACCTACTGTCTAGTTCTGTGGAGAATGCAGATCAAGAAACTTTGCCCACCTTAGGTACCAAACTACCTGCACTGCAACGCTCTGCATGTTCCACACCTCTTACTCAAGCAAATCGTTGCACCAAAGAGCAAGACTACAGGCCTAAATCAACTGGCAGAAAGACTCCTACAATGGCCTCCCCAGTACCAGGAGGCCCTTTCCTCCGTCCTGTTCATCAAGTACCCCTTGTTCCCCATGTTCCAATTGTGCGACCTGCTCATCAACTGCATCCAGGATTGGTCCAGAGAATGCTGGCGCAGGGGGTTCATCCGCAACATCTTCCTATACTGCAAGCAG GTATGCTTCCTCCTGGAGTGGATCTGTCTCACTTGCAGGGAATATCTGCTCCAATCCTTGGCCAACCTTTTTATCCATTACCAACAGCCAGCCATCACATCTTAAATCCACGCTCTGGGACACCTTTGCAGCTAGCAATGATGCAACAGCAACTACAAAGATCAG GTACTGGAGCACAGGGATCACCTGCTGGTGTGCAAACAACCCCTCAGAACATGCCGTCTCGGACTGGATTATCTCATGGGCACACACAGCTTGACCATCGCCCCAGCCAGAGAAGTGGCTCTCCTATTGGCCTTGCAAAATGGTTTGGTTCGGATGTCTTGCAGCAGCCTCTCCCTTCTATGCCATCCAAAGTCATCAGTGTAGATGAACTGGAATATCGGCAGTGA
- the EIF4ENIF1 gene encoding eukaryotic translation initiation factor 4E transporter isoform X5: MVKGLEVAMDKKGGTTEAENGDAFLELNRTVTKYPHRYTKEELLDIKERPYSKQRPSCLSEKYDSDGVWDPEKWHASLYPTSGRTSPVESFKKDLDSDRTSLMRRIVDPRERVKEDDLDVVLSPQRRSFGGGCHVTAAVSSRRSGSPLEKENDGVRVIGGRRIGSGRIISSRNFDKDHRGGEKDIRDSRDARDRDRERDYKDKRFRREFGDSKRVFGERRRNDSYTEEEPEWFSAGPTSQSETIELTGFDDKILEEDHKGRKRTRRRTASLKEGIECNGGVAEEDEVQTVIANETPADQEVPREAVLQEPAPGEFDFNEFFNLDKSVPGLASMIEDVLGEGSVSASRFSRWFSNPSRSGSRSSSLRSTPHEELERLAAHSGVVLSVEEVEAGLKGLKVDQEGKIATPFMAEQVEEPLNIAGSRQIKKDGDMTAFNKLVSSMKASGTLPSQPKVNQSLDSHLMSPPEMPGQPLSKNILQELLGPPITRPASSNVLSGLISGLEPGASLLGQRAPSPPIPPVFPTRAASADYLRHRISSPIGFGQGSQQLLGDPFPGVRKPMSPVAAQMSPLEIQQAALEGLALPHDLAIQAANFYQHGFGKPQMDKSRDGYRNRQQRMTKSPAPGHRGNASSPAPTASITSMLSPSFTPTSVIRKMYESKEKSKEEPVSGKLKVSDGKDENQRPNEATDNLLSSSVENADQETLPTLGTKLPALQRSACSTPLTQANRCTKEQDYRPKSTGRKTPTMASPVPGGPFLRPVHQVPLVPHVPIVRPAHQLHPGLVQRMLAQGVHPQHLPILQAGMLPPGVDLSHLQGISAPILGQPFYPLPTASHHILNPRSGTPLQLAMMQQQLQRSGTGAQGSPAGVQTTPQNMPSRTGLSHGHTQLDHRPSQRSGSPIGLAKWFGSDVLQQPLPSMPSKVISVDELEYRQ; this comes from the exons ATGGTCAAAGGCTTGGAAGTAGCCATGGATAAAAAAGGAGGCACAACGGAAGCTGAAAATGGTGATGCTTTCCTGGAGTTGAACAGAACTGTGACAAAATACCCTCATCGTTACACAAAA GAGGAACTGCTGGATATTAAAGAGCGTCCCTACTCTAAGCAAAGACCTTcttgtctttctgaaaaatatgacAG TGATGGTGTCTGGGATCCAGAGAAGTGGCATGCATCTTTATATCCAACTTCAGGAAGAACTTCACCAgtggaaagctttaaaaaagatttGGATTCAGATCGGACTTCTCTTATGCGTAGGATAGTAG ATCCAAGAGAGCGAGTGAAAGAAGATGACTTGGATGTAGTCTTAAGTCCACAAAGGCGAAGCTTTGGAGGTGGCTGTCATGTAACTGCAGCTGTTAGCTCACGTCGATCAGGCAGCccattagaaaaagaaaatgatggtGTCCGTGTTATTGGTGGCCGGAGGATTGGCAGTGGAAGAATTATCTCTTCTCGCAACTTTGATAAAGACCACCGGGGTGGTGAAAAAGACATACGTGATTCTAGAGATGCAAGAGACAGAGATCGTGAGAGGGACTACAAAGATAAACGCTTCagg AGGGAATTTGGTGACAGCAAACGTGTCTTTGGGGAGCGGAGACGGAATGACTCTTATACTGAAGAGGAACCTGAGTGGTTCTCTGCTGGTCCTACAAGTCAGTCTGAAACCATTGAGCTCACAGGCTTTGACGATAAAATTTTGGAGGAAGATCACAAAGGGAGAAAACGTACAAGACGACGCACAGCCTCGCTAAAAGAAG ggATTGAATGCAATGGTGGAGTGGCAGAAGAAGATGAAGTGCAAACTGTCATTGCCAATGAAACTCCAGCAGATCAAGAAGTTCCTAGGGAAGCTGTCTTACAAGAACCAGCTCCAGGAGAGTTTGACTTCAATGAGTTCTTTAACTTGGATAAAAGTGTTCCTGGCCTGGCTTCG ATGATAGAAGATGTGCTGGGGGAAGGTTCAGTGTCTGCCAGCAGGTTCAGCAGGTGGTTTTCTAATCCTAGTCGTTCTGGAAGTCGGTCAAGTAGCTTGAGATCTACACCACATGAGGAACTGGAGAGGCTGGCAG CACATTCAGGAGTAGTACTTTCAGTGGAAGAAGTTGAAGCTGGGCTTAAAGGCCTGAAAGTTgatcaggaaggaaaaattgCTACTCCGTTTATGGCAGAGCAAGTGGAGGAACCATTGAACATAGCAGGCTCCAGACAGATCAAGAAAGATGGTGATATGACTGCCTTTAACAAACTAGTCAGTAGCATGAAGGCAAGTGGGACTCTACCTTCACAGCCCAAAGTCAAT cAGAGCCTTGACAGCCACTTAATGTCACCTCCAGAGATGCCAGGCCAGCCTCTGTCAAAAAATATTCTACAG GAACTTCTTGGCCCACCTATTACCAGACCAGCTTCATCAAATGTCTTAAGTGGCCTGATAAGTGGATTGGAACCTGGAGCCTCTTTACTGGGACAAAGAGCACCTTCTCCTCCTATTCCACCTGTGTTTCCAACTCGAGCTGCTTCGGCAGATTACCTGCGTCACAGAATATCTTCACCCATTG GTTTTGGACAAGGTTCTCAGCAATTGCTTGGTGATCCATTTCCAGGTGTAAGGAAACCCATGAGCCCGGTTGCTGCCCAG ATGAGTCCCTTGGAAATACAGCAAGCTGCTTTAGAGGGACTAGCATTACCACATGACTTAGCCATACAGGCAGCAAACTTCTATCAGCATGGCTTTGGTAAACCACAAATGGACAAAAGCAGAGATGGCTACAGAAACAG ACAGCAGCGCATGACTAAATCACCAGCACCAGGACATAGAGGGAATGCGTCTTCTCCAGCCCCTACAGCATCCATTACTAGCATG TTGTCTCCTTCCTTTACACCTACCTCAGTGATTCGCAAGATGTATGAGAGCAAGGAGAAGAGCAAAGAGGAGCCAGTTTCTGGGAAATTGAAAGTCAGTGATGGTAAAGATGAAAATCAGAGGCCAAATGAAG CTACAGATAACCTACTGTCTAGTTCTGTGGAGAATGCAGATCAAGAAACTTTGCCCACCTTAGGTACCAAACTACCTGCACTGCAACGCTCTGCATGTTCCACACCTCTTACTCAAGCAAATCGTTGCACCAAAGAGCAAGACTACAGGCCTAAATCAACTGGCAGAAAGACTCCTACAATGGCCTCCCCAGTACCAGGAGGCCCTTTCCTCCGTCCTGTTCATCAAGTACCCCTTGTTCCCCATGTTCCAATTGTGCGACCTGCTCATCAACTGCATCCAGGATTGGTCCAGAGAATGCTGGCGCAGGGGGTTCATCCGCAACATCTTCCTATACTGCAAGCAG GTATGCTTCCTCCTGGAGTGGATCTGTCTCACTTGCAGGGAATATCTGCTCCAATCCTTGGCCAACCTTTTTATCCATTACCAACAGCCAGCCATCACATCTTAAATCCACGCTCTGGGACACCTTTGCAGCTAGCAATGATGCAACAGCAACTACAAAGATCAG GTACTGGAGCACAGGGATCACCTGCTGGTGTGCAAACAACCCCTCAGAACATGCCGTCTCGGACTGGATTATCTCATGGGCACACACAGCTTGACCATCGCCCCAGCCAGAGAAGTGGCTCTCCTATTGGCCTTGCAAAATGGTTTGGTTCGGATGTCTTGCAGCAGCCTCTCCCTTCTATGCCATCCAAAGTCATCAGTGTAGATGAACTGGAATATCGGCAGTGA